One Deltaproteobacteria bacterium DNA window includes the following coding sequences:
- a CDS encoding hypoxanthine phosphoribosyltransferase has product MPPSPPQHRILFSEPIIAGRIEQLARVIGGDLPSGFAPVVIGLLTGSFVFVADLVRALARGGVQPQVDFLGVGHYGEATQSSGMVTVYKNLRVDVRGRPVLLVDDIADSGLSLHAARAHVLAQHPLWLRTCVLLNKPARRTAEVATDYVGFEVPDVWLIGYGLDAGGQGRALPYIAILESDQSTT; this is encoded by the coding sequence ATGCCGCCGTCGCCGCCACAACATCGGATCCTGTTCAGCGAGCCCATCATCGCCGGCCGCATCGAGCAACTGGCACGGGTGATCGGCGGCGACCTACCGAGCGGGTTCGCACCGGTGGTCATCGGTCTACTCACCGGTAGTTTCGTATTTGTCGCCGACTTGGTACGCGCCCTGGCCCGTGGCGGCGTGCAGCCGCAAGTCGACTTCCTCGGAGTCGGCCACTATGGCGAAGCAACGCAGTCGAGCGGGATGGTCACGGTCTACAAGAACCTGCGCGTCGATGTCCGCGGCCGGCCGGTCCTCCTGGTGGACGACATCGCCGACTCCGGGCTCTCCCTCCACGCTGCACGGGCGCATGTGCTGGCGCAGCACCCGCTGTGGCTGCGCACCTGCGTGTTGCTCAACAAGCCGGCGCGGCGGACGGCGGAGGTAGCCACCGACTACGTCGGCTTCGAGGTGCCGGACGTCTGGCTCATCGGCTACGGCCTCGATGCCGGCGGGCAGGGCCGGGCGTTACCCTACATCGCCATCCTCGAGTCGGACCAGAGCACGACATGA
- a CDS encoding amidohydrolase family protein translates to MSLAHRDFSPAAQTPGGDAGGDLAHCIAVARGEEPADLVITGGQVVNVFSAEVHPADVAISGGRIVGFGSYVGRERIDARGRFIAPGFIDAHIHLESTLLTPAELARVIVPLGTTTVVADPHELANVLGLDGINYLLAASRDLPLSVFVRGFGLHAGALASTVAHDSHNLVVVGTNDGDMLAAARAVEQQQGGLVAVKDGAVRAALRLPIAGLMADTPLEHVLGALGRLLDAARQLGTTLSDPFMTISFLALPVIPALRLTDRGLVDVQRLCFVPLFGEN, encoded by the coding sequence ATGAGTCTTGCACACCGCGATTTCAGCCCCGCCGCCCAGACGCCGGGCGGAGACGCGGGCGGCGATCTCGCACACTGCATTGCGGTGGCACGCGGTGAGGAGCCGGCTGACCTGGTGATCACCGGCGGGCAGGTGGTCAACGTCTTCTCGGCCGAGGTTCACCCAGCGGACGTGGCCATTAGCGGCGGCCGCATCGTCGGCTTCGGCTCGTATGTCGGCCGGGAGCGGATCGATGCCCGCGGCCGCTTCATCGCGCCGGGATTCATTGACGCGCACATTCACTTGGAATCGACCCTGCTCACGCCGGCGGAACTAGCGCGGGTGATCGTGCCCCTCGGAACTACCACCGTGGTAGCCGACCCGCACGAGCTCGCCAACGTGCTCGGATTAGATGGCATCAACTACCTGCTGGCGGCCTCGCGTGACCTGCCGCTGAGCGTGTTCGTCCGCGGCTTCGGCCTGCACGCCGGCGCACTGGCCTCCACCGTCGCCCACGACTCGCACAATCTGGTGGTGGTCGGCACCAATGACGGCGACATGCTCGCGGCGGCCCGCGCCGTCGAGCAACAGCAGGGCGGTCTGGTGGCGGTCAAGGACGGGGCGGTGCGGGCAGCGCTGCGGCTACCCATCGCCGGGCTGATGGCGGACACGCCGCTGGAACATGTGCTCGGTGCACTGGGCCGTCTTCTCGATGCGGCCCGGCAACTTGGAACCACACTGAGTGATCCGTTCATGACGATCTCATTCCTCGCCCTGCCGGTCATTCCCGCGCTACGTCTCACCGACCGCGGGCTGGTCGATGTGCAGCGGCTCTGC